From the Cryptomeria japonica chromosome 2, Sugi_1.0, whole genome shotgun sequence genome, one window contains:
- the LOC131044383 gene encoding protein TIFY 3, translating to MGASNPAAQSGASAVAGKQHPSTQMTIFYEGTVNVYDDIPPDKAQAILMLAGGKMQSNCGLMRPPLTKSVPLMNYSHSIPKVSDLQLERKNSLQRFLQKRKERQRAKAPHATQGRAS from the exons ATGGGAGCCTCCAATCCAGCAGCTCA GTCTGGAGCATCTGCCGTTGCAGGCAAGCAACACCCTTCTACCCAGATGACGATTTTCTATGAGGGAACTGtgaatgtttatgatgatattCCTCCAGATAAG GCACAGGCCATTCTAATGCTCGCAGGTGGTAAGATGCAAAGCAATTGTGGGTTAATGCGTCCTCCACTCACAAAATCAGTCCCTTTAATGAATTACAGCCACTCCATTCCAAAAGTCTCAG ATCTTCAGCTTGAGAGGAAGAATTCTCTACAACGTTTTCTCCAGAAGCGAAAGGAGAG GCAAAGGGCAAAAGCTCCACATGCAACACAAGGAAGGGCAAGCTAA